A window from Cryptomeria japonica chromosome 1, Sugi_1.0, whole genome shotgun sequence encodes these proteins:
- the LOC131070603 gene encoding endochitinase 4-like, which produces MMATLIFLVETQLFGSAQNCGCAEGVCCSKWGYCGTTQAYCGDGCQQGPCTSNPTPSPSPSGSIESIITQDFFNQIKSGISASCVGNNFYTYDGFISAAEASDFAGFGTTGSLEVRKQELAAFFANVAHETGDLCFVEETLKATYCSSSTQYPCASGKQYYGRGPLQLTGNDNYGAAGKYMGLPLLNNPDFVAQKPDVAFKTSLWFWMINTDCHIDMTSTGGKGFNGTIRAINGGECGGGNPSAVKSRVSSYQKFCGWLGVSTGPNLSC; this is translated from the exons ATGATGGCCACGCTGATATTCCTAGTCGAGACGCAATTATTTGGCTCAGCACAAAATTGTGGGTGCGCGGAAGGAGTGTGCTGCAGCAAATGGGGCTACTGCGGAACAACTCAAGCATATTGTGGAGATGGTTGTCAGCAGGGCCCATGTACTTCTAATCCTACGCCTTCGCCTTCTCCCTCCGGATCCATTGAATCCATTATCACCCAAGACTTCTTTAACCAGATTAAATCAGGAATTTCTGCTTCTTGTGTGGGAAACAACTTCTACACATACGATGGCTTTATAAGCGCAGCCGAAGCTAGCGATTTCGCCGGTTTTGGCACCACCGGAAGTCTTGAAGTTCGCAAGCAAGAGCTCGCTGCTTTCTTTGCCAACGTCGCCCATGAGACTGGAG ATTTATGCTTTGTGGAAGAGACTTTAAAAGCCACGTATTGCTCCTCTTCCACACAATATCCTTGCGCGAGTGGAAAGCAATACTACGGACGGGGCCCTCTTCAGCTGACAGG GAATGACAACTACGGAGCTGCCGGAAAGTATATGGGACTTCCGCTGCTGAATAATCCAGATTTTGTTGCCCAAAAGCCAGATGTTGCGTTCAAGACTTCACTCTGGTTTTGGATGATCAACACCGACTGTCACATCGACATGACCTCCACCGGCGGAAAAGGATTTAACGGCACGATCAGAGCCATCAACGGCGGAGAATGCGGTGGTGGAAATCCATCGGCGGTGAAGAGTCGAGTGAGTTCGTATCAGAAATTCTGTGGATGGTTGGGTGTTTCCACCGGTCCTAACCTCTCATGTTAG